In Asterias rubens chromosome 17, eAstRub1.3, whole genome shotgun sequence, a genomic segment contains:
- the LOC117301434 gene encoding sushi domain-containing protein 2-like isoform X2, whose protein sequence is MAYCRILIVLVTCAVLQKRCVVLGDYMNGFQPVADLSSSAIEKTDEAYYELGLGTPFPFYNKRYSSIFINEDGVLTFLDPVALAGPISIPIFDVDGSGEIDQPQERMVLIAPFWTEVKPDTGNVYYRDGLSSSTLQAAENIVKGCYIDQSRFTATAGVVVTWDQVSNDDDTTKKNSFQAILVYDDFRSFVIFYYSDMQYQSTSVPNVGFNAGDIKGGLAFTEGSYRDLPSGTNCAEQSETHSGAYVFRVDVERMSSAGCPGDTQNIALQVAPSSGPMVGGNRITVMHGCDLNSKEPVCVFTKGGVILQTVTKVETIDSAVYCIPGPFYVTEDVTILVYKSLEQAEADPPETPFITAKYTVDHPDDSVPSVTRSSADSSSWNTAGTSLTITWDSTLFMSDTLVTVSVLQYDESLAGQIPTWELAYNLGVSEPNIGSFSFIPMALDNITETNPFGIIRVIGEGEYPVSLFSDVHMLGYLLHQPYQDNPVVWADEQCTRWDAQEDLDNNANGEPRYFSDVTACPCNLDQVELDFGSFFEQTGGCSRNFGDPSCTREMSSSRRCFLSTNSIAGAECCYSLEGNLIFSMDDRTGGSSDKAPMLGVAPYALPGHTPYLSHWVEDVVPYQFCCRWATDRCRTYLENRPGKDCYDYSAQQSAVVFGDPHFVTFDGRRYTFNGIGEYQLMEVASLGFRLHGRTAMATEQGRDPVASFLSAVAVHETGSDSIHIEVGQLRPLNLYVVGADGSFRQPDLWMDGAVYHPLHLRGVSLHVSPTFREITLSFHVSHINIKVKAESLTPSITVEVLSGTTVIGTAAVTGLMGDMDGDPLNDIKSITGTVYQGDDPTEMFELFQTWEATTPDMFHRDGVTKRGDYRNTTFVPTLVTPGSETLPPSIGTGLESTCQNLQECIFDMSVTQTAEAGQAAFAANAEFVEMQQMLAKVETCRYIQGPEGGQVAFSDETKQYMVGTSVTFSCDDAANILIGPATRNCQSNRQWSNSVVPVCIDTDCDRETLSADGVEVVKEGTDSDGNIQVTVGCPGTNVTSTLTCKSGVWTGGKISCSVAGLTGGAVAGIVVALFIIIALVVIGVGYILFRRKEGVKDLGQSGTQVKENQPAENWGMEQEAADASAAHASTRPKFNSEV, encoded by the exons ATGGCGTACTGTAGGATATTGATTGTATTGGTCACGTGTGCTGTTCTTCAGAAAAGATGCGTTGTGCTTGGTGATT ATATGAATGGGTTCCAGCCGGTGGCTGATTTGTCCTCATCAGCCATTGAAAAGACAGACGAAGCCTATTATGAACTCGGCCTTGGTACACCGTTCCCGTTCTATAACAAAAGATACAGCAGTATTTTT ATTAACGAAGATGGTGTTCTGACTTTTCTGGACCCAGTGGCCCTCGCAGGACCCATCAGTATTCCAATCTTTGACGTG GATGGATCGGGTGAAATAGATCAACCTCAGGAGAGGATGGTCCTCATAGCGCCATTCTGGACTGAAGTGAAACCAGATACCGGTAACGTGTATTACAGAGACGGGTTGAGCTCATCGACGCTGCAGGCCGCAGAGAACATCGTCAAGGGCTGCTACATAGACCAGTCTCGGTTCACTGCAACGGCAGGAGTTGTGGTTACGTGGGACCAAGTGTCGAATGATGATGACACGACCAAG aaAAACAGCTTTCAAGCAATCCTCGTCTACGATGATTTCAGGTCCTTCGTAATTTTTTATTACAGTGATATGCAGTACCAGTCAACGTCCGTACCAAAT GTTGGTTTCAACGCTGGAGACATTAAAGGTGGTCTTGCGTTCACTGAGGGAAGCTACCGTGACCTGCCTAGCGGTACTAACTGTGCTGAGCAAAGTGAGACGCACTCTGGAGCCTATGTCTTTAGAGTTGATGTGGAGCGTATGTCGTCGGCAGGCTGTCCTGGTGATACCC AAAATATCGCCCTCCAGGTTGCGCCATCTTCGGGGCCCATGGTTGGCGGGAATCGCATCACCGTCATGCACGGGTGCGATCTTAACTCCAAAGAACCCGTGTGTGTCTTTACAAAGGGTGGCGTCATCCTGCAGACAGTCACCAAGGTGGAGACTATTGACTCGGCCGTTTATTGCATCCCTGGGCCGTTCTACGTGACTGAAGACGTTACCATACTGGTCTATAAATCACTGGAGCAGGCTGAAGCTGATCCTCCAGAGACCCCTTTTATTACAGCCAAGTACACAGTAG ATCATCCAGACGACAGCGTGCCTAGCGTGACGCGATCCTCAGCCGACTCCTCCTCCTGGAACACGGCGGGAACGAGTCTGACAATAACGTGGGACTCAACGCTCTTCATGAGCGACACCCTGGTAACGGTCTCCGTCCTGCAGTACGATGAATCCTTAGCTGGGCAGATTCCAACTTGGGAGCTGGCCTATAACCTTGGAGTCAGCGAGCCGAATATCGGATCCTTCTCCTTTATACCAATGGCATTGGATAACATAACTGAAACCAACCCGTTTGGGATCATCCGAGTCATTGGAGAGGGCGA GTACCCTGTGTCACTATTCAGCGATGTTCACATGCTAGGATATCTCCTTCATCAACCCTATCAGGATAATCCTGTAGTATGGGCTGATGAGCAATGCACAAG GTGGGACGCTCAAGAAGATTTGGACAACAATGCTAATGGTGAGCCCAGATACTTCAGTGATGTCACAGCTTGCCCCTGCAATCTAGACCAAGTAGAGTTGGATTTCGGAAGTTTCTTTGAGCAAACTGGTGGCTGTTCAAGAAATTTTGGCGATCCTTCATGTACACGAGAGATGAGCAGCTCAAGAAGATGTTTCTTAAGCACAAACTCAAT AGCTGGGGCAGAATGTTGCTACAGTCTCGAGGGCAATTTAATATTCTCCATGGATGACCGCACAGGAGGCAGTTCGGACAAGGCACCGATGCTGGGCGTGGCGCCTTATGCTCTGCCCGGTCATACCCCATACTTGTCCCACTGGGTGGAGGACGTTGTACCTTATCAGTTCTGCTGCCGTTGGGCGACGGATAGGTGTCGTACTTACCTTGAGAACCGACCCGGAAAGGACTGCTATGACTACAGTGCACAACAGTCAG CTGTTGTCTTTGGTGACCCACACTTTGTGACCTTTGACGGGCGGAGGTACACCTTTAACGGCATTGGAGAATATCAACTGATGGAGGTAGCTAGCCTTGGATTCAGACTGCATGGAAGAACAGCAATGGCAACTGAGCAGGGAAGAGACCCAG TTGCCAGTTTCCTCTCAGCTGTCGCCGTGCATGAAACCGGAAGTGACTCCATCCACATCGAGGTTGGGCAGCTCAGACCATTGAATCTCTACGTCGTAGGGGCAGATGGCAGCTTCAGGCAACCTGACCTATGGATGGATGGCGCAGTTTATCATCCGTTACACCTCAGGG gggTATCTTTGCATGTGAGCCCTACCTTTAGAGAGATAACGCTATCCTTCCACGTCTCACATATTAACATTAAAGTGAAAGCAGAATCGCTGACACCAAGTATAACCGTGGAGGTATTGTCAGGCACAACT GTGATTGGCACAGCAGCGGTGACCGGGCTGATGGGCGACATGGACGGAGATCCTTTGAATGATATTAAGAGCATTACCGGAACTGTCTATCAGGGAGATGACCCAACCGAGATGTTTGAACTGTTCCAGACAT GGGAAGCAACTACACCTGATATGTTCCACCGTGACGGAGTGACGAAAAGAGGAGACTATCGAAACACAACCTTCGTCCCCACGTTAGTGACACCCGGATCGGAGACGCTTCCGCCAAGCATTGGTACTGGGTTGGAAAGCACATGCCAGAACCTCCAGGAATGTATCTTtgacatgtccgtcactcagacAGCGGAAGCTGGTCAGGCTGCATTCGCCGCTAATGCTGAATTTGTGGAGATGCAGCAGATGTTAGCGAAAG TCGAGACGTGCCGATACATCCAAGGTCCAGAGGGCGGCCAGGTAGCCTTCTCAGATGAAACCAAGCAATACATGGTTGGAACGTCCGTCACTTTCTCGTGCGATGACGCTGCAAATATTCTAATAGGTCCAGCAACTCGCAACTGTCAATCCAATAGACAGTGGTCAAACTCAGTTGTCCCAGTCTGTATTG ATACCGATTGTGACAGAGAGACCCTGAGTGCTGATGGAGTTGAGGTGGTAAAAGAAGGCACAGACAGTGATGGCAATATACAGGTGACGGTAGGCTGCCCCGGTACAAATGTCACATCAACTCTAACTTGCAAGAGTGGAGTGTGGACTGGAGGCAAAATTAGCTGCTCCG TGGCCGGTTTGACGGGTGGTGCCGTGGCCGGAATTGTGGTGGCGCTGTTCATTATCATAGCCCTCGTGGTGATCGGTGTCGGCTACATCTTGTTCCGTAGGAAAGAGGGAGTGAAAGATCTCGGCCAATCAGG AACTCAGGTGAAGGAGAATCAACCAGCTGAGAATTGGGGAATGGAACAGGAGGCAGCGGACGCCTCGGCTGCACACGCCAGCACCAGACCGAAATTCAACTCGGAAGTCTAA